The following coding sequences lie in one Maribacter forsetii DSM 18668 genomic window:
- the fabG gene encoding 3-oxoacyl-[acyl-carrier-protein] reductase produces the protein MKLLEDKNVIITGASRGIGMGIAQVFADHGANVAFTYSSSEAPALELEKQLTAKGVKAKAYKSNAASFQEAEELVAKVLEDFDGRIDVLINNAGITKDNLLMRMSEADFDAVIDINLKSVFNMTKAVQRTLLKQRKGSIINMSSVVGVKGNAGQTNYAASKAGMIGFTKSVALELGSRNIRCNAIAPGFIETEMTDKLDEKTVQGWRDGIPLKRGGTTEDIANACLYFASDLSSYVTGQVLNVDGGMLT, from the coding sequence ATGAAATTATTAGAAGATAAAAACGTCATCATAACAGGAGCAAGTAGAGGAATTGGTATGGGTATTGCTCAAGTATTTGCTGATCACGGTGCAAATGTTGCATTTACATATAGCTCAAGTGAAGCTCCGGCTTTAGAATTGGAAAAACAATTGACAGCAAAGGGGGTTAAAGCAAAGGCTTATAAAAGTAATGCTGCTAGTTTTCAAGAAGCTGAAGAATTAGTTGCTAAAGTTTTGGAAGATTTTGATGGAAGAATAGATGTATTGATCAATAATGCGGGTATTACAAAAGACAATCTTCTTATGCGTATGTCTGAAGCTGATTTTGATGCCGTAATCGATATTAATTTGAAGTCTGTTTTTAATATGACCAAAGCTGTACAAAGAACTTTATTGAAACAACGTAAAGGCTCTATCATTAATATGAGTAGTGTTGTAGGTGTAAAAGGTAATGCGGGTCAGACAAATTACGCAGCTTCTAAAGCAGGTATGATCGGATTTACAAAATCTGTAGCTTTGGAATTAGGTTCAAGAAATATTAGATGTAACGCCATTGCACCAGGATTTATTGAAACTGAAATGACAGATAAGCTTGATGAAAAGACTGTTCAAGGATGGAGAGATGGTATTCCATTAAAAAGAGGTGGTACCACTGAAGATATCGCAAATGCGTGTCTTTATTTTGCATCAGATTTGTCTAGCTATGTTACTGGTCAGGTATTGAATGTTGATGGTGGTATGTTAACCTAA
- a CDS encoding prohibitin family protein, protein MDKLPKIALPAIFIFIVVVIAISKSTVTIDSGQAGVLYKTFGDGVVTDEPPMGEGFHIVAPWNKVFIYEVRQQEVLEKMNVLSSNGLDIKLEASAWFEPIRNDLGKLHQEKGEDYVQRVLLPTIRSAARSVVGRYTPEQLYSSKRDAIQQEIFDETQKIVEREYIQLNEILVRDVTLPPTIKDAIERKLKQEQESLEYEFRLVTAKKEAEKVTIEAQGKADANRILSASLTDKILQDKGIDATLKLSESPNSKVIVIGGGESGLPLILGNN, encoded by the coding sequence ATGGATAAGTTACCTAAGATTGCGTTGCCCGCAATATTTATTTTTATTGTAGTAGTAATTGCAATTTCAAAATCAACAGTTACAATAGACTCCGGTCAAGCAGGGGTCTTGTATAAAACTTTTGGTGATGGTGTGGTTACAGATGAGCCGCCAATGGGAGAAGGGTTTCATATAGTTGCTCCCTGGAACAAGGTTTTTATATATGAAGTAAGACAACAAGAAGTATTAGAAAAAATGAATGTTCTTTCTAGTAACGGACTGGATATTAAATTAGAAGCTTCAGCTTGGTTTGAACCAATTAGAAATGATTTAGGTAAACTACACCAAGAAAAGGGTGAAGATTATGTACAGCGTGTTTTACTACCTACAATTAGATCGGCTGCGCGTTCCGTAGTTGGTCGTTATACGCCAGAGCAATTATATTCTAGTAAAAGAGATGCTATTCAGCAAGAAATATTTGATGAAACTCAGAAAATTGTTGAGCGTGAGTATATTCAATTGAATGAGATTTTGGTTAGAGATGTTACTTTACCGCCAACTATTAAGGATGCTATTGAAAGAAAATTGAAGCAAGAGCAAGAGTCTTTAGAATATGAGTTCCGTTTGGTTACCGCTAAGAAAGAAGCTGAAAAAGTAACTATTGAAGCACAAGGTAAGGCAGATGCGAACAGAATTTTAAGTGCGTCATTAACTGATAAAATTCTTCAAGATAAAGGTATTGATGCAACATTAAAATTGTCTGAATCCCCTAATTCTAAAGTGATTGTAATAGGTGGTGGAGAATCTGGTCTTCCTTTAATTTTAGGGAATAACTAA
- the hisG gene encoding ATP phosphoribosyltransferase encodes MTKIRIAIQKSGRLNEESLQILKDCGISIDNGKDQLKASSRNFPIEVFYLRNGDIPQYLRDGVVDIAIIGENVLIEKGEDISIAERLGFSKCKVSLAVPKSVKYNSVQDFEGKRIATSYPNTVLNYLKEKGVKADLHIINGSVEIAPNIGLADAICDIVSSGSTLFKNNLKEVEVMLTSEAVLAVSPKISSERKELLEKLQFRIQSVLRARGSKYVLLNAPNDKLDEIIKLLPGMRSPTVLPLADEGWSSVHTVINKDKFWEVIDELKKAGAEGILVCPIEKMVL; translated from the coding sequence ATGACTAAAATTAGAATTGCTATTCAGAAATCGGGAAGACTAAATGAGGAATCCCTTCAAATTTTAAAAGACTGCGGTATTTCCATAGATAACGGAAAGGATCAATTAAAAGCTTCATCTAGGAATTTCCCTATCGAAGTATTTTATTTAAGAAACGGAGATATTCCTCAGTATCTAAGAGACGGAGTAGTAGATATTGCCATTATTGGAGAAAACGTCTTAATTGAAAAAGGGGAAGATATTTCTATTGCAGAAAGACTTGGATTCTCTAAATGTAAAGTGTCATTGGCAGTGCCAAAATCAGTAAAGTATAATTCTGTTCAAGATTTTGAAGGAAAACGTATTGCAACATCTTATCCGAATACAGTACTTAATTATTTGAAAGAGAAAGGGGTTAAGGCAGATTTACATATTATTAACGGTTCTGTTGAGATTGCACCAAATATCGGACTTGCAGATGCTATTTGCGATATCGTTTCTAGTGGTAGCACTCTGTTTAAAAATAACCTGAAAGAGGTAGAAGTAATGCTTACTAGTGAAGCTGTACTTGCTGTTTCTCCAAAAATTTCTTCTGAGCGAAAGGAATTGCTTGAAAAATTACAATTTAGAATTCAATCGGTATTACGTGCTAGAGGTTCTAAATATGTACTACTAAATGCACCTAACGATAAGTTAGATGAAATTATTAAACTATTACCGGGTATGCGTAGCCCTACAGTATTGCCTTTAGCCGATGAAGGTTGGAGCTCTGTACATACTGTTATCAATAAAGATAAGTTTTGGGAAGTTATAGATGAATTAAAGAAAGCCGGTGCAGAAGGTATTCTTGTTTGCCCAATTGAGAAAATGGTATTGTAA
- the hisD gene encoding histidinol dehydrogenase has translation MNKIYNPERADWEEVLRRPTQTVADIEGLVDGIFKEVASNGDETLKKYTAQFDKVSLDNLLVSEAEVEEAKTLVSEELKAAIQLAKSNIEVFHTAQKTERVEIETAAGVSCWQEKRPIQKVGLYIPGGTAPLFSTILMLAVPASIAGCSEIVLCSPPDKEGKLNPAILYTADLCGVTKIVKVGGIQAIAGMTFGTHTIPQVYKIFGPGNQYVTVAKQIATKHGVAIDMPAGPSELLVVADDSANAAFVASDLLSQAEHGVDSQVILVSTSKEMIDAVEKEVAVQLEDLPRKKIAKQAIANSKLIYVDNDQDAINLINEYGPEHYIVCVENEDFYIDNTQNAGSVFIGNYTPESAGDYASGTNHTLPTNGYAKQYSGVNLDSFMKSMTFQKITKEGIQTIGNAIELMAEAEGLEAHKNAVTLRLNSLK, from the coding sequence ATGAATAAAATATATAATCCAGAGAGAGCAGATTGGGAAGAAGTCTTAAGGAGACCTACCCAAACCGTTGCCGATATTGAAGGATTGGTGGATGGTATTTTCAAAGAGGTTGCCAGTAATGGTGATGAAACATTAAAGAAATATACGGCGCAATTCGATAAGGTAAGCTTAGATAATCTATTGGTTTCAGAAGCTGAAGTTGAAGAAGCTAAAACTTTGGTTTCTGAGGAATTGAAAGCTGCTATTCAATTGGCGAAATCTAATATTGAAGTTTTTCATACTGCTCAAAAAACGGAAAGGGTTGAAATAGAAACTGCTGCTGGAGTTTCTTGCTGGCAAGAGAAAAGACCTATTCAAAAGGTGGGACTTTATATTCCTGGTGGAACGGCTCCTTTGTTTTCTACGATTTTAATGTTAGCGGTACCAGCTTCTATTGCAGGTTGCTCAGAAATAGTTTTGTGTTCACCACCGGATAAGGAAGGGAAATTAAATCCGGCTATTTTATATACGGCAGATTTATGCGGGGTTACTAAAATTGTTAAGGTTGGTGGCATACAAGCTATTGCGGGAATGACTTTCGGTACGCACACTATACCACAGGTATATAAAATATTTGGACCAGGAAATCAATATGTAACCGTTGCAAAGCAAATTGCAACAAAACACGGTGTTGCTATAGATATGCCTGCAGGTCCGTCAGAACTTCTTGTGGTGGCTGATGATTCTGCAAATGCTGCATTCGTTGCTTCTGACTTGTTGAGTCAGGCTGAACACGGTGTAGATAGCCAGGTTATTCTGGTATCTACCTCTAAAGAAATGATAGATGCCGTGGAGAAAGAAGTGGCTGTTCAATTAGAAGATTTACCACGTAAAAAAATAGCGAAACAGGCAATTGCCAATAGTAAACTTATATATGTTGATAATGATCAAGATGCTATTAATTTGATTAATGAATACGGACCGGAACACTACATTGTTTGCGTAGAAAATGAAGATTTTTATATTGACAATACTCAAAATGCAGGTTCAGTATTTATAGGTAATTATACACCGGAAAGTGCTGGAGATTATGCTTCAGGAACTAATCACACGTTACCAACTAACGGTTATGCCAAACAGTATAGCGGTGTTAACTTAGATAGTTTTATGAAAAGCATGACTTTTCAAAAAATTACAAAAGAAGGCATTCAAACTATTGGTAATGCTATAGAGCTGATGGCAGAAGCAGAAGGACTAGAAGCTCATAAAAATGCAGTTACTTTAAGATTAAATAGTTTAAAATAA
- the hisC gene encoding histidinol-phosphate transaminase, protein MSFNLDKITRENVKGLSPYSSARDEYVSDGSTMVFLDANENPFENGVNRYPDPQQRGLKAILAEQKGIKEENILLGNGSDEVLDLLFRAFCEPKQDNIITLPPTYGMYKVLSGINMVENKEVLLTHDFQPNVEEILKTIDSNSKLLFICSPNNPTGNSFSTNKIEELLNSFNGLVVIDEAYIDFSSEESWTSKLSEFPNLIITQTLSKAYGMAGIRLGICIASAEIIAVVNKIKPPYNVNQLTQDKATLRVLDRDAVKNEVSQILTERAKLEVALKTVSFVEKIYPSDANFILAKVDDASLRYDQLLEKGVVVRNRTTQPLCENTLRFTVGSAVENKTLAKALNLI, encoded by the coding sequence ATGAGTTTCAATTTAGATAAAATAACAAGAGAAAACGTAAAAGGTTTAAGTCCTTATTCCTCCGCACGTGACGAATATGTTTCAGATGGTTCCACAATGGTTTTCTTGGATGCGAATGAGAATCCGTTTGAGAATGGAGTCAATAGATACCCTGATCCTCAACAGCGAGGTCTAAAGGCTATTTTAGCGGAACAGAAAGGTATTAAAGAAGAAAATATTCTTTTAGGAAATGGTAGCGATGAAGTCTTAGATTTATTGTTCAGGGCTTTCTGTGAGCCTAAGCAAGATAATATTATCACCTTGCCGCCAACATACGGAATGTATAAGGTACTTTCTGGTATTAATATGGTTGAGAATAAAGAGGTCTTATTGACACATGATTTTCAGCCTAACGTTGAGGAGATATTAAAGACGATTGATAGCAATTCCAAACTATTGTTTATATGTTCTCCAAACAATCCCACTGGAAATAGTTTCTCCACAAATAAAATAGAAGAGCTGTTGAATTCATTTAATGGACTAGTAGTCATTGATGAAGCCTATATTGACTTTTCATCAGAAGAAAGTTGGACTTCTAAACTATCTGAATTTCCAAATCTAATCATTACACAGACTTTGTCAAAAGCTTATGGTATGGCTGGTATACGATTGGGTATCTGTATAGCATCGGCAGAAATTATTGCTGTAGTCAATAAAATTAAACCTCCCTATAATGTAAATCAACTTACGCAAGATAAAGCAACTTTGCGTGTGTTGGATAGAGATGCTGTAAAGAACGAGGTGAGTCAAATTTTAACGGAAAGGGCAAAATTAGAAGTGGCATTAAAAACAGTTTCTTTTGTTGAAAAGATATATCCATCAGATGCCAATTTTATCTTGGCAAAAGTAGATGATGCCTCACTTAGATATGATCAATTATTGGAAAAAGGAGTCGTGGTAAGAAATAGAACCACCCAACCATTATGTGAGAATACACTTCGGTTTACTGTAGGTAGTGCTGTAGAGAATAAAACACTTGCTAAGGCGTTAAATTTGATATAA
- a CDS encoding DUF2167 domain-containing protein — protein sequence MKSKFIYLIALVLTISVTRAQDVERLEFIADSLNLSDEETEALISYKMYSDSVENTFTYIYDRSMLNGDVAKIMVPEGYKFLDSEQAQRVLSDIWGNPRDESVMGLLLKEDETPVNTSYAIEISYSEDGYIEDDDAQDMDYDDLLSEMQDDVKEANPQRSSMGYPTVDLIGWATKPYYDSENKKLYWAKELLFEEEETSTLNYNIRVLGRKGYMNLNVIGDMDTLEDVENNLDPILGSVSFNTGYKYSEFDPDFDDVAAYGIGGLIAGKILAKAGFFALILKFWKFIAIGGVALFAGAKKFFFGSKEQTAIEGPKDNSKLS from the coding sequence ATGAAAAGCAAGTTCATTTATTTAATTGCCTTAGTATTAACAATTAGTGTAACACGCGCTCAAGACGTTGAAAGACTAGAATTTATAGCAGATAGTCTTAATTTAAGCGACGAGGAAACAGAGGCGTTAATCAGTTATAAAATGTATTCTGATAGCGTAGAAAATACATTTACCTATATCTATGATAGGTCTATGTTAAACGGAGATGTAGCCAAAATTATGGTTCCAGAAGGTTATAAGTTTTTAGATAGTGAACAAGCACAAAGAGTACTTTCAGATATATGGGGAAACCCTAGAGATGAGTCCGTTATGGGTCTTTTGCTTAAAGAGGATGAGACTCCCGTAAATACTAGTTATGCAATTGAAATTTCATATTCAGAGGACGGATATATTGAGGATGACGATGCACAAGACATGGATTATGATGACTTGTTAAGTGAAATGCAGGATGATGTCAAGGAAGCAAATCCGCAAAGATCTAGTATGGGTTACCCTACAGTAGATTTAATAGGTTGGGCTACAAAACCTTACTATGATTCAGAAAACAAGAAATTATATTGGGCAAAAGAATTACTTTTTGAAGAAGAGGAAACCAGCACTTTAAATTATAATATTAGAGTTTTGGGAAGAAAAGGGTATATGAACCTAAACGTAATTGGTGACATGGATACACTTGAAGATGTTGAGAATAATTTAGATCCAATTTTAGGTAGTGTATCATTTAATACAGGATATAAGTATTCTGAATTTGATCCAGATTTTGATGATGTTGCGGCTTATGGTATAGGAGGTTTAATCGCTGGTAAAATTTTGGCTAAAGCTGGTTTTTTTGCACTTATACTTAAATTTTGGAAGTTTATAGCAATTGGCGGAGTAGCACTATTTGCAGGAGCAAAGAAATTCTTTTTTGGATCAAAAGAGCAAACAGCAATTGAAGGTCCTAAAGACAATTCCAAATTGTCTTAG
- the hisB gene encoding bifunctional histidinol-phosphatase/imidazoleglycerol-phosphate dehydratase HisB → MKKRVLFIDRDGTIIKETVDEQIDAFEKMIFYPKAFTFLGKIAKELDYELVMITNQDGLGTDVFPEDTFWPVHNFILKSFENEGVVFEKVFLDRTFPHENANTRKPGTGLLTEYFSDDYDLENSFVIGDRLTDMELAKNLGSKGIFINDETNLGTGEITVKRDELNSHIAIESNDWEKIYEFLKLNDRTAEIHRKTNETDIAIKLNLDGTGKSDIKTGLAFFDHMLDQLARHGQMDLMIKVDGDLEVDEHHTIEDTGIALGEVFHSALGNKLGIERYGFCLPMDDCLAQSAIDFGGRNWLVWDADFNREMVGDMPTEMFHHFFKSFTDGAKANLNIKAEGTNEHHKIEAIFKAFAKSIKMAVKRDVEKMVLPSTKGVL, encoded by the coding sequence ATGAAAAAAAGAGTACTATTTATTGATCGTGATGGCACTATCATCAAAGAAACCGTAGATGAGCAGATAGATGCATTTGAGAAAATGATTTTCTACCCCAAAGCATTTACTTTTCTAGGCAAAATTGCCAAAGAATTAGACTACGAATTGGTGATGATTACCAACCAAGATGGATTAGGAACAGATGTTTTTCCTGAGGACACCTTTTGGCCAGTTCATAATTTTATATTAAAATCTTTTGAAAACGAAGGTGTCGTTTTTGAAAAAGTGTTTCTTGATCGAACTTTTCCGCATGAAAATGCCAATACTAGAAAACCTGGTACAGGGCTGTTGACCGAGTATTTTTCTGATGATTATGATTTAGAAAATTCTTTTGTTATCGGTGATCGATTAACCGATATGGAATTGGCTAAAAACTTAGGTTCAAAAGGGATATTCATCAATGATGAAACCAATTTGGGTACTGGGGAAATTACGGTTAAGCGTGATGAACTAAATAGCCATATTGCGATTGAAAGCAATGATTGGGAGAAGATTTATGAGTTCTTGAAGTTGAATGATAGAACGGCTGAAATTCATAGAAAAACCAATGAAACTGATATTGCCATAAAACTGAACCTAGATGGTACTGGTAAAAGTGATATTAAAACCGGACTGGCATTCTTTGACCATATGTTGGATCAATTGGCACGCCATGGGCAAATGGATTTAATGATAAAAGTGGATGGTGATCTAGAAGTTGATGAACACCATACTATAGAAGATACGGGTATTGCACTAGGTGAAGTATTTCATTCGGCTTTAGGAAACAAACTAGGTATAGAACGCTACGGATTCTGCTTGCCAATGGATGATTGTTTAGCACAATCCGCTATAGATTTTGGTGGTAGAAATTGGCTGGTATGGGATGCAGACTTTAATCGTGAAATGGTAGGTGATATGCCTACGGAGATGTTTCACCATTTCTTTAAATCGTTCACGGACGGAGCTAAGGCAAACTTAAATATAAAAGCAGAAGGTACCAACGAGCATCATAAAATCGAAGCTATTTTCAAAGCCTTTGCAAAGAGCATAAAAATGGCGGTAAAAAGAGATGTTGAAAAAATGGTGTTGCCAAGTACAAAGGGAGTATTGTAA
- the hisH gene encoding imidazole glycerol phosphate synthase subunit HisH has protein sequence MNTEKNKASTSTPFGGGGGIVIINYGAGNIQSIKFAIKRLGYEAVLSNDVSEIQRADKVIFPGVGEASSAMKMLLNSGLDKVIPTLKQPVLGICLGMQLMCHSSEEGNTTGLGIFDVDVVKFDKTVKVPQIGWNQITNLKSELFNGIEEKEHIYLVHSFYAPLCSETIAECTYGLDYSAALRKDNFYGTQFHPEKSSDVGEKILENFLKM, from the coding sequence ATGAATACAGAAAAAAATAAAGCATCTACTAGCACCCCTTTTGGGGGCGGGGGGGGCATTGTAATTATAAATTACGGAGCAGGAAATATTCAGAGTATCAAATTTGCAATTAAACGCTTAGGTTATGAAGCTGTTTTAAGCAATGATGTTTCTGAAATACAGCGTGCCGATAAAGTGATATTCCCAGGGGTAGGTGAGGCAAGTAGTGCCATGAAAATGTTGTTAAACAGTGGTTTGGACAAAGTAATCCCGACTTTAAAACAGCCTGTATTAGGTATTTGTTTAGGTATGCAATTAATGTGTCATTCGTCTGAGGAAGGTAATACTACTGGACTAGGAATTTTTGATGTTGATGTCGTAAAGTTTGATAAAACAGTAAAGGTTCCACAGATTGGATGGAATCAGATTACAAATTTGAAATCTGAATTATTTAATGGTATTGAAGAAAAAGAGCATATTTATCTAGTGCATAGTTTTTATGCGCCATTGTGTTCTGAAACAATTGCTGAATGTACTTATGGTTTAGATTATAGTGCTGCATTGAGAAAAGATAATTTTTACGGTACTCAGTTTCACCCAGAGAAATCTAGTGACGTAGGGGAGAAGATTTTAGAGAATTTTTTAAAAATGTAA
- a CDS encoding GNAT family N-acetyltransferase, translated as MKQDYFISTDKNLVNVDAIQQFIANSYWGDNRTLEEIKTTIENSYCFGIYTKENDQIGFARVVTDYIYFGYFMDVIILDKFQGKGYGKILVNAMLEDTTIKKLKTLALKTKDAHLLYERFGFNKIGDSPLWMSVDKQILD; from the coding sequence ATGAAGCAAGATTATTTTATTTCAACTGATAAAAACCTTGTCAATGTAGATGCAATTCAACAGTTTATTGCTAATTCATATTGGGGTGACAATAGAACATTAGAAGAAATAAAAACAACGATTGAAAACTCTTACTGTTTTGGAATATACACTAAAGAAAATGATCAAATTGGCTTTGCCAGAGTAGTCACCGATTATATTTATTTCGGATATTTTATGGATGTGATTATTCTAGATAAATTTCAAGGTAAGGGTTATGGTAAGATTTTAGTGAATGCGATGTTAGAAGATACTACCATTAAAAAACTTAAAACATTAGCATTAAAAACTAAAGATGCCCATTTGTTATATGAGCGTTTCGGATTTAATAAAATAGGAGATTCACCATTGTGGATGTCTGTTGATAAACAAATTTTAGATTAA
- the hisA gene encoding 1-(5-phosphoribosyl)-5-[(5-phosphoribosylamino)methylideneamino]imidazole-4-carboxamide isomerase, with amino-acid sequence MRIIPAIDIIDGKCVRLSKGDYDTKKIYNENPLEVAKEFEAHGIQHLHLVDLDGAKSKHIVNHKVLEQIASQTNLNIDFGGGLKTDDDLRIAFESGAQQITGGSIAVKDSDTFLGWIEKHGSERIILGADAMDEKVAVSGWLEESKEELIPFIQSYQAKGIQYVICTDISKDGMLEGPSFDLYSKIISSTDAGLKLIASGGISTFDELPKLAEMGCEGTIIGKAIYENRISLKQLESYILNNG; translated from the coding sequence ATGAGAATTATTCCTGCTATAGATATCATTGATGGTAAATGTGTCCGCCTTTCTAAGGGAGACTACGATACCAAAAAAATATATAATGAGAACCCGTTAGAGGTAGCTAAAGAATTTGAGGCACACGGAATTCAACATTTACACTTGGTAGATTTAGATGGTGCGAAATCAAAGCATATTGTAAATCATAAAGTACTGGAGCAAATTGCTTCGCAAACCAATTTAAATATTGATTTTGGAGGTGGATTAAAAACCGATGACGATTTACGCATTGCTTTTGAAAGTGGCGCACAGCAGATTACGGGTGGTAGCATTGCGGTCAAAGATTCAGATACGTTTTTGGGTTGGATTGAAAAACATGGTTCAGAAAGAATTATTCTTGGAGCAGACGCTATGGATGAAAAAGTTGCTGTATCCGGTTGGTTAGAGGAATCTAAAGAAGAATTGATTCCCTTTATACAATCGTACCAAGCAAAAGGTATACAATATGTTATTTGTACAGATATTAGTAAAGATGGTATGCTAGAAGGTCCTTCTTTCGACTTATATTCCAAAATTATAAGTTCAACAGACGCAGGATTAAAACTAATAGCTAGTGGCGGAATATCTACTTTTGACGAGTTACCAAAACTAGCAGAAATGGGTTGTGAAGGTACTATCATCGGTAAGGCGATTTATGAAAATAGAATCAGTCTTAAGCAATTGGAATCGTATATTTTAAATAATGGATAA
- a CDS encoding DinB family protein, with protein MDKEERLVQEIVENAMYRMDESTRMIKKSLAEISEEEIWQKPNPSLNSMANLILHLCGNMTQYVISSIGEIDDNRDRDAEFSVNSGLTKTELLHKLEDTVDSVKRVIFDSTVDKLIKVRSVQGMSFSGIGAIMHAVEHYSYHTGQIAFYIKLIKEKDLGFYDGVDLNIKNK; from the coding sequence ATGGATAAGGAAGAACGATTAGTACAAGAAATTGTTGAAAATGCCATGTATCGTATGGACGAAAGCACGCGCATGATCAAGAAAAGTCTTGCTGAAATTTCAGAAGAAGAAATTTGGCAGAAGCCTAACCCTTCTTTGAACAGTATGGCTAATCTTATTTTACATCTATGTGGTAATATGACGCAATATGTAATTTCTTCTATTGGCGAGATTGATGATAATAGAGATAGAGATGCCGAATTTTCAGTGAATTCAGGTCTAACAAAAACTGAGTTGTTACATAAGTTAGAAGATACGGTAGATTCCGTAAAACGGGTCATATTCGATTCTACAGTCGATAAGTTGATAAAAGTTAGGTCTGTACAAGGAATGTCTTTTTCTGGGATCGGTGCTATTATGCATGCCGTTGAACACTATTCCTACCATACGGGTCAAATAGCTTTTTATATAAAACTGATTAAAGAAAAGGATTTGGGATTTTATGACGGAGTAGATTTGAATATAAAAAATAAGTAA
- the hisF gene encoding imidazole glycerol phosphate synthase subunit HisF, producing MLAKRIIPCLDIKDGRTVKGVNFVDLRDAGDPVELAEIYSREGADELVFLDISATEQKRKTLADLVYRVAEKVNIPFTVGGGISSVEDVDVLLHNGADKVSINSSAVKNPQLINDLVAKFGSQCIVVAIDAKQIDGDWIVHLVGGKVPTERKLFEWAKEVEERGAGEILFTSMDNDGTKDGFANEALARLSSELNIPIIASGGAGNKQHFSDTFTEGKADAALAASVFHFKEIGIQELKLELQGNGIPVRI from the coding sequence ATGCTTGCAAAAAGAATAATACCTTGTTTAGATATCAAAGATGGTAGAACCGTAAAAGGTGTCAATTTCGTTGATTTACGTGATGCTGGCGATCCTGTTGAGTTGGCTGAAATTTACAGCCGAGAAGGGGCAGATGAATTGGTGTTCTTGGACATTTCTGCTACGGAACAAAAACGTAAAACTTTGGCAGACTTAGTATATCGCGTAGCGGAAAAGGTAAATATACCATTTACTGTTGGTGGCGGAATATCATCTGTTGAAGACGTTGATGTTTTATTACATAACGGAGCTGATAAGGTTTCTATTAATTCATCTGCAGTAAAGAATCCGCAGTTGATTAATGATTTGGTTGCTAAATTTGGGTCGCAATGTATTGTAGTTGCTATAGACGCCAAACAGATAGATGGTGATTGGATAGTGCATTTAGTAGGTGGAAAAGTACCTACAGAGCGCAAATTATTTGAATGGGCAAAAGAAGTTGAGGAACGCGGAGCTGGTGAAATTTTATTTACTTCTATGGATAATGACGGTACTAAAGACGGATTTGCAAATGAAGCTTTAGCAAGATTATCTTCTGAATTAAATATTCCGATAATTGCTTCTGGTGGAGCAGGTAATAAACAACATTTTAGCGATACTTTTACAGAAGGTAAAGCAGATGCAGCATTGGCAGCAAGTGTTTTTCACTTCAAAGAAATTGGTATACAAGAATTGAAACTTGAGTTACAAGGAAATGGGATTCCTGTGAGGATTTAG